The following are encoded in a window of Pseudomonas multiresinivorans genomic DNA:
- a CDS encoding acyltransferase, whose translation MSARLKTWLKRFLVQRSGYYALAAAKYYIGNNWIARFPNERLRNAYYRRIMGIKVGNDTHLSMRLFFTGYHSRCQVSIGDNCVINREIYIDGRTGVEIGNNVNVSFQACLLSLHHDHNSPGFAAIGAPVIIKDHAWIGARAILLPGVTVGEGAVVAAGAVVTRPVPDYTVVGGVPAKIIGERNRDLTYKTKFSPYFDTDIFDESHD comes from the coding sequence ATGTCAGCACGACTCAAGACTTGGCTAAAGCGCTTTTTGGTTCAGCGCTCCGGTTACTACGCGCTAGCCGCCGCCAAGTACTACATTGGCAATAATTGGATAGCTCGCTTCCCAAATGAGCGGCTGCGAAATGCTTATTATCGGCGAATCATGGGAATCAAGGTCGGTAATGATACGCACCTTAGCATGCGCCTCTTCTTTACCGGTTATCACAGCCGATGCCAGGTCAGCATAGGCGACAACTGCGTTATCAATCGTGAAATATATATTGATGGCCGCACGGGTGTGGAAATTGGAAACAACGTGAACGTTTCTTTCCAAGCATGCTTGCTAAGTCTTCATCATGACCATAACTCTCCTGGTTTTGCCGCAATTGGCGCCCCGGTGATCATCAAGGACCACGCTTGGATCGGCGCGCGGGCCATCCTGCTGCCTGGCGTTACCGTGGGAGAAGGCGCAGTGGTAGCCGCCGGAGCGGTGGTAACCCGCCCTGTCCCTGACTACACCGTGGTCGGCGGTGTACCCGCCAAAATAATTGGTGAGCGGAATCGCGATCTGACTTACAAGACAAAGTTCTCGCCCTACTTTGACACCGATATATTTGATGAATCACATGATTAA
- a CDS encoding mannose-1-phosphate guanylyltransferase/mannose-6-phosphate isomerase — protein MRLIPTILCGGAGSRLWPVSREQHPKPFIKLADGLSLLQKAFNRASRLPDVAEVLTVTNRELLFKTKDEYVEHNPTQLPTSFILEPFGRNTAGAIALAARYVADIHGEDAQLLVLPADHLIIEEAAFTLAVNDAVQLAAQGQIVTFGIEPESPETGYGYIQATGSKVDRFVEKPNKDKAEEYLAAGNYYWNSGMFCFAAKTILQEFARHSPAVLECANLCLDKASRTEGNNYRQMELDQESFQDMPEDSIDYAIMEKSERVSVVPCSIGWSDIGSWSAMSDLVSPDANGNRVEGEVILHGSKDCYVRGSNRLIGAVGVQDLIIVDTNDALLIADRRHAQSVKEIYNQLKRSGHEAHKLHSTVARPWGTYTVLEQGNDFKIKRIVVKPKASLSLQMHHHRSEHWIVVSGMAKVVNGDKELLVNTNESTFIPAGHRHRLENPGLIDLVMIEVQSGQYLGEDDIVRFEDIYGRA, from the coding sequence ATGCGACTCATTCCTACCATTCTGTGCGGCGGTGCGGGTTCCAGATTGTGGCCCGTATCCCGGGAGCAACACCCCAAGCCATTCATCAAGCTGGCGGACGGCCTGAGCTTGTTGCAGAAGGCATTCAATCGCGCGAGCCGCTTGCCAGATGTGGCAGAGGTTCTGACTGTCACCAACAGGGAGCTGCTCTTCAAGACGAAGGACGAGTATGTCGAACATAATCCGACTCAATTGCCAACCTCCTTCATCCTCGAACCATTCGGTCGCAACACCGCTGGAGCCATTGCCCTGGCCGCCAGGTACGTCGCAGATATCCACGGGGAAGACGCGCAGTTGCTCGTGCTGCCGGCGGACCATCTGATCATCGAGGAGGCAGCATTCACCTTGGCGGTCAATGACGCAGTCCAACTGGCCGCTCAAGGACAGATCGTGACATTCGGTATTGAACCGGAAAGCCCGGAAACCGGTTACGGCTACATTCAGGCAACCGGAAGCAAGGTCGACCGCTTCGTCGAAAAACCCAACAAGGACAAGGCCGAGGAGTATCTGGCTGCAGGTAACTACTACTGGAACTCCGGCATGTTCTGCTTCGCGGCCAAGACGATTCTGCAGGAATTTGCCAGGCATTCCCCAGCCGTTCTCGAATGCGCCAATCTCTGCCTCGACAAGGCCAGCCGAACCGAAGGCAACAATTATCGTCAGATGGAGCTCGATCAAGAAAGCTTCCAGGACATGCCGGAAGATTCCATTGATTACGCGATCATGGAGAAATCCGAGCGAGTTTCTGTCGTGCCCTGTTCCATTGGCTGGAGCGACATCGGCTCCTGGAGCGCGATGAGCGACCTGGTTTCCCCTGATGCAAATGGCAATCGAGTCGAGGGCGAGGTGATCTTGCATGGCAGCAAGGACTGTTATGTCCGCGGCTCGAATCGACTGATCGGTGCGGTTGGCGTCCAGGACCTGATCATCGTTGATACCAACGACGCCCTTCTCATCGCAGACCGGCGCCACGCCCAATCCGTCAAGGAAATCTATAACCAGCTCAAACGTAGTGGCCATGAGGCTCACAAGCTGCACAGCACAGTTGCGCGCCCCTGGGGCACCTACACCGTTCTGGAGCAGGGCAATGACTTCAAGATCAAGCGCATCGTAGTTAAACCCAAGGCCAGTCTGAGCCTTCAGATGCACCATCACCGCAGCGAGCACTGGATCGTCGTCAGCGGAATGGCGAAGGTCGTGAATGGTGACAAAGAGCTACTCGTGAACACTAACGAATCCACCTTCATCCCTGCCGGCCACAGACACAGACTGGAGAATCCAGGACTGATCGACTTGGTCATGATCGAAGTCCAGAGCGGTCAGTATCTGGGCGAAGATGACATTGTTCGTTTCGAAGATATTTACGGTCGAGCCTGA